The genome window ACAACCTGTACTGTGACTTGCGGCCTTGGCTATAAAGAGGAGACCATCTGTGAGGTGGGCCCTGATGGAGTGAGGAGGAAGTGTCAGTCTCAGCGCTTGGAATGTCTGACCAACTGGATCTGTGGGATGCTGCATTTCACCGTCCTCGATGGGCAGGAGTTTGAGCTTAGCTGTCTGAGTTCAGACATCCTGGAGATTGGACGGAAAGCTTTCCGCTTCACCTGGAGATTGGCACGGGGTATCATTTCCACTGACGATGAGCTCTTCAGACCCTTCAGAGCTGAATCCTATTTTTTGAGGTTTAAACCTGTCCAGGAGTATGATTCTGGGACATACCGCTGTGATGTGCAGCTGCTAAAAAACTTGAGGTTTGTGAAGAGGCTCTATTTTGGGCTGAGGGTCCTTCCTCCAAAGTTGGTGAACTTGAATTTCTCTCAATCTCTTACCGAGGAACAGAAGTTAGTAGATGAGGGCTTGGAGGTTAATCTGGACAACCATTCCAAGCCTTTCCGGCCAAAGTGGCAAAAGAAGGTGACATTGGCCTTGGGAATAGGAATTACTGGTGGAGTGGTTGGTGGTATTTTGGTGAGCATTGTCCTCTGCGGTATGTGGAGGGGGACTGATGGCACTTGGAGCCACAAGAGCTTACAAGCCTTGCTCCCAAGGGACTGCCACCCAGAAACCCAGGCTAGCTCTTCAGGGAATGCTCTGGGTGTCAGGTAGTGAATCAGCTAGGAGGGAGGCTCCCGCTGCCAAAAGGTTGGGTGAGGGGTGTGGAAGGAGCAGCTTCTTGCTAGCTGTGGGCAACCATCACCAGCTGCTTTGTGTCCCACGTGGGTCTCTGCTCCACATCTCCCTGGCTCTAAGTTCTCAGGAGACTGCAGGCAACCTCCTGTTCCTGGGAAGAGTTCTGTCTTCCAAACTTGCATTCTCTAACCTCTGTGCTTTCCCATCTCCATCTCCCCTCTCTTGAGCAGCGTACTCAtagtgaaaacattttttcctcttcaataaaagtaatttatatggAAAcctagcatttttctttcttgcatttGTTTAAATGGTCCCATAATCAGCCTGGCTTCAGTTTCCCTTGGATTTCTTAATAGTAGACAATGGACAAATTGCTTTGTTGAGGGCCCATGCCCATAGGTGGCAGAAGTTGTTAGTAATGACACCTGACTCAGGTGTGTAATAATCCCTAAATGTTACCTGCCCTCTCTGCCTTCCCCAGGTGAACCCTCTATGTTCAATGTTAAATTAAATTTCCTTGCAAAACAGAGATACTTCACCTGATCATTGAAGCAGTTCTGTGGCTTGCACCCGGCTCCTTTATTTTTGCTTACTCAGTGCCCTGAAGTTTGTGCTCCTGGAAAGATCAATGTATGGGTCTCTGATAGTAGCCAAAGCTCCCATGGGAGGACTCGCACCTTATTCCTCTGTACGAGATCCAGTGTTAAGACTCTTGGGGACCATTGAGACTATCCAAGATAATTGGGTTATGGAACTGTCAGGAACCAAAGACTGGTGGTTCTCTCTCCCTTGAGCCATGTGTCAGAATCACTTGGATGACTTTTTGGAAAATAGATTCCTGAGCCCCAACTCTGGAGATGCTACTTCACTTTAAATTATGGTCAAAGGGTCCTTATTACTTCCTTtactttgaaaaatttcaaacccaGAGAAAAGTTAGAAGAAAGGTTTATAGTGGTCACCCATAAACCCTTTGCCTAGGGTTCATCAGTTGTTAGCTTTTTGACAACAACTGCCTAAGTTACAGATTTTATGAACCACTTGAAAGCGTCACAGACATTGTGACCCTTTATTGAAAAGTAAATCAGGTATGTATCTTATAGGGACATTCTCCTGTATAACTACAATACCTCTACCACacctaaaaaaatgaacaattccCAGTCTTAACATATAATTTATGTTCAGTTGCTCCAATTTTCAAAATCTTAGAGCTTTTTGATGTAATTTCTTGATCTAGGAGCTAATAAAGCTTCATGTATTGTGTTCAATATTTTCTCAAGTCTTCATTTTTCAACAGATCATATATATGCATTTGTGTGTTTTCTCATGACATTGATTTTGTAGAATTTATTACTTTGGGGtgggtattgggggttgaacctaggagTACTTTACCACCGAGGTATATCCtcaatccctttatttatttatttttggtactagggattgaacccaaagatacgttacaactgagctatatccccagtcgtttttatttttttattttgagataggtctcactaaattgctgagactagccttgaacttgtgatcctcctgtataagcctcccaagtttctaggacttcaggtgtgcaccaccgcataGGGCATGACATTGATTTTATTGAAGTGTCTGGCTAGTCCAATAGTATTGGGTGGTGTCCCACAATCTGGATTTGTCATTTTAACATTAGATTCACAAGAAATGAGTTTTAGACATTTTTGACAAGAGCCCTACGTAGATCCATACTTAGTATGTTACATTAGGTGGCTCATGGTGTTAGATTGGCCCACGATTATTGATGATAAGCTATACATAAAAGATCAAAGCATCTTTTTTAACAGGTTTATCAATGACTATGATACATAGTTGAGATTGACTCAGTAGCTTAGGCCCATGGACAGGGAATTGTTTTActattgctgttatttttaaaagaccttaAATTGTACACAGACCCTTAATTCTCATCTGCACACTTCAAAGGGGAGTTCAGAAGATTCAACTCTGGCCTGGGTCTGCTATGGGCTGTACTGGAGCAAGCCTAACACCTTTTGTAGGCCTTATCTTGGAAATAGGTGATTATGAGGGTGCAGTGAGGTCAACTGAAGTTTGGGAATGTTATTAATGATTCTTTTTACTGCAGTACTGTTTTACTGAAGAATTCAGGAGATAGCTTGCTGTACTTCAAAGTCGGGAAACAGCATCTTATGTAGTGAACTGCGTATTGACTTTGCTGAGGGCTGCTGCTTGCCATGTTACAGATGGAGAGACTGATACTTGGAAGAGCTAAATAGCTTCCAGCACTCAGTTGCAAACCAGCAGTCAGGTGATCCTATCCCACAGCTCTTGGTTTACTGCCCTCTGTGCCTTGGGCTCTTGAACTTTGACTTAGGATGGCAAATCCCTTGACTCAAGGGTTTgagcaaagaaaagaacaaaaaactctCACAAGTTACCAAAGACAAACTAAATTCAGTTAATGGAGTTCTGTGCATATAATTTGCCTCTAGAGGGTCAAGGAGAGGCTGACTGGACTAAAATTGGGGTTCGATAGTGACCTGTGCTCCCAACATCCACTTGGGGTGAAAAAGGAAGAGGTGACCTTGTTGTGTCAGACTGGTGTCTACATGGGACCTTTCTCTTGCTGAACAGGCCCTCTCCACTCACCTTGATCTCCCTTAAGAAAATTATGAGACAGGATGGACCCCTTTGTACCTGTTTTGCACTGAAAATCCAATACAGGGCTGTGTGCCGCCGCAGGCACAGCTCATCTGTCGTGGATGTTGGATCAGTGTTTGTTGAACGTGTAAGTTGTGGCTGCAAACTGAGTAGTAATCACAACCTTTGGCTGCAGAGAGCAGAGGGAGCAGTCACGTGCTCCCCAGTTGGGATATCTCTAAGGGGAAAGACCTCCCTTTGGGACCACTGAGTCAACACCTCAAATGTTTTCAAAGCCAGGGGACCTTAAAGCGGTTCCATCCACAGGTATTGTTTGCTGCCACTGTGTTAGATGAAGCCAGCCCATCTGGCAAAGTGCCTGCTGTGTTCTGTGTCACCTGCTTGAGTCCCCTGGCAGTTTTCTCCCTTCCCAGGACTGGATGAAGCGATACAGACTGCATGTTCTAACAGGATTCACTGTGATGGCTGAAGGCCCTGGATAGAGGCCTCAGGTTACCAGACAGGACAGGAGATGTGCTAGAGCCAAGTGATAATAAAAATCCACAGCCGCTGCCAGCCGACAGGTTGAGAAACCATCTTTATTTACGAACTGTCTGCTACCAGAGTCAATAAATAACTACCATACAAGAAGTATAAGAGCGGAACAGTGGGCCCGTGGGAGTGGCTCCATTTGAACAAAAGCTGTATAGTCATTGGTCTATTAGGCCATAGCATTTGCCAAGCCCTGAGCTTCTCTAAGCTGGGCAGGCCCTGAAGCAGGTGGCAAGTTGGAGGCACCTTGGACCAAGGCAGGGTGCACCCTATCCAAGGGTACTAAGTGCCTTAGGCCTCGGGCTGCCTAGGACTCTGGGCAAATCTGTCTGACCCATTTTGTTCCTCTCCAGTTTTCCTTTATGGCCCTTCCTTCCCAAAGCCTATGACCATATATACAAGTTCATGGGGCACTGCCCCTCCCCGCC of Marmota flaviventris isolate mMarFla1 chromosome 12, mMarFla1.hap1, whole genome shotgun sequence contains these proteins:
- the Tmem81 gene encoding transmembrane protein 81, with amino-acid sequence MKTSATGFILTSLALTVYSPLVVSSPKTLAIPEKLQKAVGKVIVNATTCTVTCGLGYKEETICEVGPDGVRRKCQSQRLECLTNWICGMLHFTVLDGQEFELSCLSSDILEIGRKAFRFTWRLARGIISTDDELFRPFRAESYFLRFKPVQEYDSGTYRCDVQLLKNLRFVKRLYFGLRVLPPKLVNLNFSQSLTEEQKLVDEGLEVNLDNHSKPFRPKWQKKVTLALGIGITGGVVGGILVSIVLCGMWRGTDGTWSHKSLQALLPRDCHPETQASSSGNALGVR